A single Musa acuminata AAA Group cultivar baxijiao chromosome BXJ2-1, Cavendish_Baxijiao_AAA, whole genome shotgun sequence DNA region contains:
- the LOC103973608 gene encoding zinc finger protein ZAT6-like yields the protein MAVDAVEETPSPSPSSSPPPPYQVGSTTKGKRSKRPRPSPSSSPEVPDEDADRLSRRRLNTEEEFYALCLVMLSRDVGGGAAFEHEHVPPPPLPPPPPKAQSYGCSVCGKAFPSYQALGGHKTSHRKPAATTAAARGDDAASVSNGGGAPVVVAGSLGKLHECSVCHKSFPTGQALGGHMRCHYDGVIGGRATAGTAITATAASSSGAASSGRDRGFDLNRPPQPQLRETGLVGRLSAARKEEGEEVLSPLLLTPKKARPLAAAVKADMEPPLPTLISFI from the coding sequence ATGGCCGTAGATGCCGTAGAAGAGACGCCCTCGCCGTCGCCATCGTCGTCGCCGCCACCGCCCTACCAGGTGGGGTCCACGACGAAGGGGAAGCGGTCGAAGCGCCCCCGCCCCTCCCCCTCTTCTTCTCCGGAAGTTCCCGATGAGGACGCTGACCGCCTCTCCCGCCGCCGCCTCAACACCGAGGAGGAGTTCTACGCCCTTTGCCTCGTGATGCTCTCCCGCGACGTCGGTGGCGGAGCAGCGTTCGAACACGAACATgtgccaccgccgccgctgcccccgCCGCCTCCGAAAGCACAGTCCTATGGGTGCTCCGTGTGCGGGAAGGCGTTCCCGTCCTACCAGGCTCTCGGGGGGCACAAGACCAGCCACCGGAAGCCCGCAGCCACGACAGCGGCGGCGAGAGGTGATGACGCCGCCTCGGTCTCGAACGGTGGCGGAGCTCCTGTCGTGGTCGCAGGATCACTGGGGAAGCTTCACGAGTGCTCAGTGTGCCACAAGTCGTTCCCGACGGGGCAGGCGCTGGGCGGGCACATGAGGTGCCACTACGACGGCGTCATCGGCGGCCGTGCCACTGCTGGAACCGCGATCACCGCGACGGCGGCGTCATCTTCAGGGGCGGCGAGCTCGGGGAGGGACCGGGGGTTCGACCTGAAccggccaccacagccgcagcttcGAGAGACGGGTCTCGTCGGCAGGTTGAGTGCAGCAAGgaaagaggagggggaggaggtgtTGAGCCCTCTGTTGCTGACCCCAAAGAAGGCACGTCCGTTGGCGGCGGCGGTAAAAGCCGACATGGAACCACCGCTACCGACCTTAATTAGTTTCATATGA
- the LOC135598145 gene encoding uncharacterized protein LOC135598145, with product MEASCFLTCKSFKPKSPVLHKKRSGQGFHGSGGTSSSTVTCCNLRPQPQDENGELVIRSDWRSFRARLVAGEQASSLAASLALCGMDRSPTPPEPVGDKWAHLLHEPERGCLLIATEKLDGVHIFERTVILLLSAGPLGPTGVILNRPSLMSIKETPSVDLDVAGVFSDRPLFFGGPLEEALFLVGPRGGEDGVFEEVMEGLYYGTKECVGCAAEMVKRDVVGAGDFRFFDGYCGWEREQLRDEIRAGFWRVVACSPSVAGVASVGSLGLWEEVSGLVGERKVW from the exons ATGGAGGCATCCTGTTTCCTAACCTGCAAATCCTTCAAGCCGAAATCGCCAGTCCTCCACAAGAAGAGGTCCGGTCAAGGTTTCCATGGAAGCGGTGGCACCTCATCTTCAACTGTAACtt GCTGCAATCTCAGGCCTCAGCCACAGGACGAGAACGGCGAGTTAGTGATCAGATCAGACTGGAGATCCTTCAGGGCAAGGCTGGTCGCCGGCGAGCAAGCATCCAGTCTTGCCGCATCGCTTGCTCTATGCGGCATGGACCGAAGCCCAACGCCTCCGGAGCCGGTGGGCGACAAGTGGGCGCACCTGCTGCACGAGCCGGAGCGGGGCTGCCTCCTCATCGCCACCGAGAAGCTGGACGGCGTGCACATCTTCGAGCGCACCGTGATCCTCCTCCTCTCGGCCGGCCCGCTGGGGCCGACCGGCGTCATCCTCAACCGACCATCGCTCATGTCCATCAAGGAGACGCCCTCGGTGGACCTGGACGTGGCGGGGGTGTTCTCGGACCGGCCGCTGTTCTTCGGCGGGCCGCTGGAGGAGGCGTTGTTCCTGGTCGGTCCCCGAGGAGGGGAGGACGGGGTGTTCGAGGAGGTGATGGAGGGGCTGTACTACGGCACCAAGGAGTGCGTGGGGTGCGCGGCGGAGATGGTGAAGAGGGACGTGGTGGGGGCGGGGGACTTCAGGTTCTTCGATGGCTACTGTGGGTGGGAGAGGGAGCAGCTGAGGGACGAGATCAGGGCGGGGTTTTGGAGGGTGGTGGCCTGCAGCCCAAGTGTGGCAGGGGTGGCCAGTGTGGGGAGTCTTGGGCTGTGGGAGGAGGTTTCGGGACTTGTGGGCGAAAGGAAGGTTTGGTGA